The following are encoded together in the Brassica napus cultivar Da-Ae chromosome A9, Da-Ae, whole genome shotgun sequence genome:
- the LOC125578079 gene encoding uncharacterized protein LOC125578079, protein MEDMEQSQLLSCTYTEGEILQKIELSRQRYRITPFLCLEEHLARKGTVRARSYQGCGNGEGTKVWLDRWIMGPVPRAPLYRQDADVDLTLIVSDLMVLNSSVWDTRKLQELFVDEDIPLILQVNIHRDKNDDLRWGLSRNGVYDTKSGYKLAECIADMNSGQQCSLPLLEKQIWKDIWKTKTSPKLRHFLWRILSGALAVKQQLVSRGIPTVSRCPVCQQGPETICHMLFQCPLAKEVWERSAFPLPHAGFSTSSTFLNMYHLLANSKKPCLNPKIRLAFPWILWQIWKARNLFCFEQRRLNAEAVINKAMEEAAVWLHLHSFIPDDPPEITVEEKTSQAWEKPPLGYFKCNVSTMWETQTGNVGAAWIGEATMIGLVWTTEALNDIQVRRIILETSSPQVQKNFSQASLPWSLNSLWKRFRRALDRFETYRVVRINDGCNTIAQNIAESALQVQWQQSYLARNGPEWLDGRINMEASVVV, encoded by the exons ATGGAGGATATGGAACAATCCCAGCTCCTTAGTTGCACGTATACTGAAGGCGAGATACTTCAAAAGATCGAACTTTCTCGCCAGCGGTATAGGATCACGCCCTTCTTATGCTTGGAGGAGCATCTTGCACGGAAAGGAACTGTTAGAGCAAGGTCTTACCAAGGTTGTGGGAATGGCGAAGGAACGAAGGTATGGCTAGACAGATGGATCATGGGCCCAGTTCCAAGAGCACCATTGTATCGTCAAGATGCTGATGTTGACCTTACACTCATAGTCAGTGACTTGATGGTTCTCAATTCCAGTGTTTGGGACACTCGCAAACTACAAGAGCTGTTTGTTGATGAAGACATTCCGCTTATACTTCAGGTGAACATTCACAGAGATAAAAACGATGACCTAAGGTGGGGGCTCTCGAGGAATGGTGTGTACGATACGAAGAGTGGCTATAAGTTAGCGGAATGTATCGCCGACATGAACTCAGGGCAACAATGCTCCCTCCCTCTTCTAGAGAAACAGATTTGGAAAGACATATGGAAAACGAAGACATCACCTAAACTCCGTCACTTTCTGTGGCGAATTTTATCTGGAGCCCTTGCAGTGAAACAGCAACTAGTCTCTAGGGGCATTCCTACTGTTTCAAGATGTCCGGTATGTCAGCAAGGTCCTGAAACGATTTGCCATATGCTCTTCCAATGCCCATTGGCGAAAGAAGTATGGGAACGTTCAGCTTTTCCTCTCCCCCATGCTGGTTTCTCAACATCCTCGACGTTCTTGAACATGTACCACCTCCTGGCAAATAGTAAAAAACCTTGCTTGAACCCCAAGATTCGCCTAGCATTTCCTTGGATACTATGGCAGATATGGAAGGCTCGaaacttgttttgttttgagcAAAGACGCCTCAATGCTGAAGCAGTTATTAACAAAGCTATGGAGGAAGCCGCAGTTTGGTTACATTTGCATTCTTTTATTCCAGATGACCCTCCTGAGATCACAGTGGAAGAGAAGACATCACAGGCTTGGGAGAAACCACCACTGGGATACTTTAAGTGCAACGTGAGCACGATGTGGGAAACACAAACTGGTAATGTCGGTGCAGCTTGGATT GGGGAAGCTACTATGATCGGCCTGGTGTGGACAACAGAAGCTCTGAATGACATTCAGGTGAGGAGAATCATTCTTGAAACCTCTTCTCCCCAAGTTCAGAAGAACTTCTCTCAGGCATCCCTTCCATGGAGCCTAAACTCACTTTGGAAGAGATTTCGGAGAGCTCTGGATCGGTTTGAAACTTATCGAGTGGTTCGCATCAATGACGGGTGTAACACAATTGCTCAAAACATTGCAGAGAGTGCCTTGCAGGTCCAATGGCAACAATCTTATTTGGCAAGGAATGGCCCGGAATGGCTCGATGGTCGTATCAATATGGAAGCATCAGTTGTGGTATAA